CATCAGATATTTTCCTTGGACAATCTTTTCGGAGGAAATAAATGAATTCCATCGCAGCCGTATTCGATCCGCTTCAAAACAAAACGATATTTCAAAAAATAAACAACCGGGAAGAAGTTCTCGGTGAACATGATGTGCGAGTCGAGGTAAAAGCCATCTCGGTCAATCCGGTGGATTATAAAGTAAAATCTTCCTTATCCGCTACCAACCCCGGTCCTAAAGTCCTGGGTTGGGATGTAAGCGGAACCGTAGTTGAATTGGGTTCGCAGGTCAAAACCTTACACAAAGGAATGGAAGTATATTATGCGGGCGCAATCCAACGTCCCGGTGGAAATTCGAAGTTTCATATTGTGGATGAGTTTTTAGTTTCGGAAAAACCGAAAACACTTTCCTACAAAGAAGCCGCCGCACTTCCATTAACAACGATTACATCTTATGAAGCGATCTTTCATAAATTGAAATTGGATAGAACCTTGGAAAAAAACGTTCTAATCGTCGGCGGTGCGGGTGGTGTCGGATCCATCGCGATTCAAATTTTAAAACAAATGACAAGGGCAAAAGTCATCGTTACTGCGGGTAGAAAAGAGTCCGCTGATTGGGTCAAATCTCTCGGTGCAGATACAATTATAG
The nucleotide sequence above comes from Leptospira kobayashii. Encoded proteins:
- a CDS encoding zinc-binding alcohol dehydrogenase family protein encodes the protein MNSIAAVFDPLQNKTIFQKINNREEVLGEHDVRVEVKAISVNPVDYKVKSSLSATNPGPKVLGWDVSGTVVELGSQVKTLHKGMEVYYAGAIQRPGGNSKFHIVDEFLVSEKPKTLSYKEAAALPLTTITSYEAIFHKLKLDRTLEKNVLIVGGAGGVGSIAIQILKQMTRAKVIVTAGRKESADWVKSLGADTIIDYKKDFSEQLKEKGIEGAHEILCFNDTDMHYSNMAKAILPFGNICSIVETKQPLDLNLLKQKSAGFLNEFMFTRSLFQTADRMEQQKLLTEVGSLVDKGKIKSTQTIDLGDMTEENLEKAHKLLLEGNVIGKIVLGGLK